The Drosophila simulans strain w501 chromosome 3R, Prin_Dsim_3.1, whole genome shotgun sequence genome contains the following window.
TGTGTCGCCTGTTCCATTGAACTTGTTTTGTACACTTTACCCCCTGGTCGTCAACCGGTTATTGCATTTGgcaaaccaaaataaaaatcacaaaaaaaagcgattataaacaaaataataacaataacaatggtGGGGCACTCGGTCCGAGCCGGTTTATTTGCATGAGCAAAACATCAGATTTAAACTAACGAACTCTAATGGCACTGTTGTCGCCCGGGGATTTCTACGAATTTTGGCTGAGTTTCACCTGGCAGGTAACATTGTTCTGAGAATTTCTCTcacatttatgtttttatcgattttattttattttaatgaggtTGTACGTGTACATGTTAAATCACTCACATTTCGATGACGCATAGCGACAGCGTTTTTTGACTTCAATACGAACTTTTAAGCAATCTAAAGCATTCAAAATAATAAGTATTTATTGTTTGGTTAGCCTTGTTTAGAGATTATGTTTGTTATTGGCCATTTAAATGATTCAGATAGATTTCTTATCAGCACGTTGGAATAATATTTACTATAAGCTAATAGTAAGCACTGGTCGTATTGCGTCTAACAATTAACATAACAATTAGTAACGAAgtctataaaataataatctttgaaatatttatgagtcttgtttataaactaaaatatcgtcaaaatatttgttcaaatatttaagttcataggtttttttttttgtttaaaaattcaaaatccgatttaaatacacacacaaatcgGTAATGATAGATGGATGACATACAAACAACCATTCCGAAACCAATCGTCTCAACCAGCTCAATTAGTTTCCGATTCCATCGTGCCATTAGTTCCTCCTTATCGCCACCTCTCACCCTGGaattaaaatggattttacCTCCTCCGATCTACACTCAAGCTCCACTTGGAACAATTGATAACCGCTTTAAAGCTCAGTTCCCCAAAGAGAGTGGGGAGATTTGCATGTATGTACtatgtacatttgtatatTCTAGTGGATTTCAGTGCACAAAGCAGAAGCAGAGCGGGCTGATAAACTGAGTAAATGAGGCGAATacgaaatatgtataaatggaCATGTAAATATCAAAGTAAAGGAAAGTGAAACGCAAACTGCAAAAGTCAGCTGCTTGGGGAAGAGTGCCTTACAGTTAGCGATTACTACAAAATACAGTTACAGCCGATCGTCCAGAGCTCGCCAAATGGTCCACTCAGTACTAATTCGACAACGGTCTCTTAATAATCATTCCATGTGGATCCAGTGGATCCCTGGTACTCGTAGTATCAGCAACATATTAACCATAAAGTGCTCGGTCAAGTGATCGCGGGGATCTTGAGAATATACCTGGTGTACTCACTCGTAGTATCAGCAACTGATAATCGCCAAAGTTTCCATGGTTATAACTAAAATCCTGCACAAATTCCAGGGTATTAAAAGTGATCGTGGCGGATGCGTAACCCTGGTACCCGAAATCTCATCAATTGATCATCGCCAAATGCTCCTCATGCTATTGTTTTTTATCGGTCTTGTGTTTGTAGTGTGCTTCTCGAGCATATTGCTCCAAGCTATGATTTGGTAAATAAATCAGATATTCGCATAATACCTCGCACTACTGATAACTATAGATTTGTATTATCGGTGAGAGCGACAAGCGTCAGTGGTTTTTTGTCTTCTGACTTCCTGTTGTTGCCATCCTTTATCAATCCGAACAAAGGCCGGCTATAATGGACtgatatgatatatttttgcattgtGCTGAACTGAACTTCTTCTTATATATAGAGGGTGTGTTCCACAATTAAAACATCCAgggtttttatattattttccttACATATTATCAAATTGTGGGTGGAAATGTAAATACGTTAAAAATAAGTGCAATTGACTATATATGTGGAATACCTTACATCGATAATGAATTGTTCTCCAGACACAAATAAGTGGTCTcttatcaaaaatgcaaatagacTTGGTACgcaaatatagcttttgtGAACCCCCTTGAAGATTGTGTAAATGCAGTGGATAAGAGCCATTCGCTGCACTTGAAAGTGAAATGCCCAATCCGAAGGCTTACCCAATAGATCATCCCTAGCATCTATTTCCGTGCCACACTAATGTGTCAATCTATCTACATCTTGTTGTTCCGTTTCAGGTACCGGCAGACACGCTTCAGTTCGCGGCGTGTTCGAAAACGTGTGGTCTTCAAGCACGGCGAGTGCAACGTTGTGCAGGGAAATGTGGCCAAGAGACGGCGTCGCTATCTGCAGGTgagcggtgggcggtgggagtaacggggcgtggcagtgcgTGGCTATATCTAGTTGCCGGCCCACTTGCGTTCGATTTGTGGGGTATATTTAGACTTCCTTCGCGGGTTTGCATAACGCCTGTCACCGCGAGACTTGGGCGACAATTATGTAAATTGATTTGTGCTTCGCACGCGGAAttccaaaattaaatttatgtcgAAAGTATTCAAAGAATTTATGGGACACAACCATCTAGtagaatatattatatacctGAAAGCAAATGTTGTTTAGGCAATAATGGTTTGTTTTCATCCAACTTCCCATACTAACCTTTAaccctttttccttttccagGACATCTTCACCACCCTGGTCGACGCCCAGTGGCGCTGGACGCTGCTCGTCTTCGCCGCCAGCTTCGTGTTCTCGTGGGCCTTCTTTGGATTCATCTGGTGGATCATCGCCTACGCACACAACGATCTGGAGTACACCAATCTCAAGAACCAGTCACCCGATCTGGTGGCCAACATGACGCACACGGTGTGCGTAACACAGGTCTCCAATATGATGTCCGCCTTCCTGTACTCCGTGGAAACCCAGACGACGATAGGCTATGGTAATCGCTATGTGACGGAGGAGTGCCCGGAGGCGATATTCACGATGTGCATCCAGTGCATCACGGGTGTCTTCATCCAGGCGTTCATGGTGGGCATTGTGTTTGCCAAGCTGTCGCGTCCCAAGAAGCGTGCCCAGACGCTGCTTTTCTCGCGCAATGCTGTGATCTGCCACCGGGATGGAGTTCCATGCCTGATGTTCCGTGTGGGAGACATGCGCAAGTCGCACATCATCGAGGCCCATGTGCGGGCCCAGATCATCCGCAAGAAGGTGACAAAGGAAGGCGAGGTGCTGCCCTTCTACCAGCAGGAGTTGCACATCGGAGCCGATGGTGGAGAGGATCGGCTGATGTTCATCTGGCCCACGACCATAGTGCACAAGATTGATAGGAACAGTCCACTGTACATGCTCTCCGCCTCCGATATGCTAAAGGAACGCTTCGAAGTGGTGGTTATGCTGGGTGAGTTTTATCATATTCACTTCCTGGAAATGTAAACTAATAGCTAATCGATTTCAGAGGGTGTCATCGAGTCCACTGGCATGACCACGCAGGCCAGAAGCAGCTACTTGCCCTCGGAGGTGCTGTGGGGCCATCGCTTCGTCAATGTGGTGTCATTCCGCAAGGAGACCGGCGAGTACGAGGTGGACTACACGCTATTCAACAACACCTACGACGTGGACACTCCGTTGTGCAGCGCCAAGCAGCTGGACGAGCTTAAGTCGGAGTACTCGAAGAGCGCCAAGTGTGTGAATGCACCCTTTGCGGATCGCACGCTCTCGGCCACCTTGTTCCAGCGTATTGCCTCCGCCGCCTCGGTGGATCATCTGGATCCGGCGAGCGACGAATCGCTGGACTCTGGCCGCCTGCAGATACGCTCCCATTCCATACCCAACGGCGTGCTGGCCAGCGAGCTGGAGCCGCTGAATAACAACAAGCATGGCGCTTCGTTCACCATGGGTGGCCTGACCATCACGACGACGGCGCCCAGCATCCCCAACCTATCCAGTATTAACGAGAAGACCAACTCCGGAAATTCcataaacagcagcaactacagcaataacaatagcCTGAGCACGCTGACCGGAGGAGGAAGTGCTGCCAGCGGACCCGGAGGAGGCATCACCATTGTGGCCGGTtctggtggtggaggaggaggcggcggtaGACACAAGTCGAATCCCCGCCGACTTAGCATCAAGCAGGATCAGCTGCCCATCGATTCCATTTGTTGATATTATTAATTGAGTGGCTTCCCCGCCCTGTCCGTCAGTTATCTGATGTTGTATTCTAGTTAAGCATAGGCTCCCACTATACATAATTCTAACTCAAACTAATCTAAGCGAAATTCCATGGAGAGCTCATCTGTCATAGCCAtagagctgctgcagctgtgaACGCCCCTCAAAAATCCCCCTTTCCTGCTGAAGTGGAGGCAATCTGATTGTTACCCACCTACTCTACTCTACTTACTACTAACCCTGAAACGATTGTACATGTATATGTCTAGGCTAAGCTGATGAATGATTCACGTTGTTAGCTTTACTTGTGTTGAATTTACTATAGTTAAGTTACAAATTGATATTAACGCAAAGTAAGATGTGAGACCGAGAAACCAAAATGCTGCAACTTAGACAACTAGATAAATCTTTAAACGGCTCacttaacatgaaatttatgcgaAGACGCAGCGGAATTGAAAATTCCCTTTAAACCGATTATTCTATAATATTACTCACTTCAATGAGATAGAGAATGTACATTTTAATCCATATACtgtttcaaaaacaaaagcttcaATTATCATAAAGAGTGGACAATAAAATTGTATGCGTATGTGAGAGTGATtgataaatgaattttatttttaagcttcgCCCAGAttgtgcaaatgaaagacGGTGAATATAACCATAAGATGGAATGAAAAGAATCTAACCGATGCGTTTTATTTGGGATATTTAGGGTAGTGCATAGTATGAATCAAATGAAAGACagttcatatatttttgtagtgttttttctttaattttgaCGTTCTTTGTTTAGCTGAGGAAAAGTTTATCATTTTTAAAGCATACAAATTTCTCATATGAAacatacacaaatatatagCGACATACAAGTACAGGGATTGGTCAAAGGTGCTCAGAGATCCTTGGAAGCTGTTGATAGCACAACAAGGACATTCTTGGTATCTAAACACTCCTCATACCACAATTTATGTTAATAGAATACGCGAAGggtttgtttttatgtattttttatgtcCGTAGGCGTAGTAGTACAATAGTAGGTAATtagttcaatttcaatttacaacaaataatctttttattaaagttgcgcttttttttattgaatttcgtACTTTTCGATTTCGACTTGCAACAATCGATTTTCAAATGTGCGCGAAATTCAttacaacaattaaaatacatatgcCTATATTAACAATagatttatgttttgttttcgtatcGGATTTCCTTAAGTTGATATCGTATCTGTAGCTGTGGCttagtttaaagtttaacTCTTTATGCTGTAGGacatttttaagaatattaaatattaatatctcTTAATCGCTTATCTACTAAACCGTTTCAAGGACAGTTAACGGGACGCTCTAGCAagagcaattatttttatttaattttttttcgattctttcccttttttttagtattttcttTAGTTTCTTTGAGGTGTGATAGCACACTCATTGTTGCTTTAGCCTAGCGCTGGTTGATTAAATGTTAGCTAAGtttaaattatgtatttaCAGATGCTGTGTGCTATAGCTCGAAAGTGATAGGCtaatttgtgttattttttgtgtatgGGATTTTGATAAATGCCTTATGAGTTTAGAACGATTTACAACTATTCACCGCTGTGGTAGATCTTTCACTAGAGTATAGCTTACAAGTATATGTCTTACGCCCGTAATTCATGAAATGTCCAGCAATATTTCCAACCTTTACAatcgttttgtgtgtgtgtgtatttccTATCGtctattttatacatttttcttttcatcCATCTTtgtgttttcatattttacaaGCTAATATTATAGAGATGTAAACGGTTTCACCATCAAATATTGTTGGACGACGCGACGATGAGAAATGGATGAGTGGGATTGGTTCTGAATGTGAGCTGTTTACTGATTTACAAATTCATGTGaagcatatttaattacattctTTCGGATCTGTTTTTGCACGTTTTTCTGTCAGCTTGCCCTTCGGGGCGCAAAGATTTCGGAGTAAAAGAGCTGTTTTATCacaagttttgtttttcattaattgcaattaagtAAAAGGCTTCGCATGCGCTGTCCAGAAGGAACAACAGTATGTAAGACGAACTTGGACGAGTCCaaataatcaattaattaaaaaataaataacaatcatGCTGACTAAATGAGTAAACCATTAATGGGAGGATTGGTGCGATAAATGAAAGAGCTCCAATGGGCCGAAAGCAGCAGGTGCATCAGATGTTGCCAGCAACATGTGGCATCTAAAACAAGAAGTAGAATATCCAAATCGCCGCTCAGTAGTACAGATAACTGTTATTCATCATGTCGTAGCGGTAATcaaactgttgctgttgctgctgctcggatcgatgctgctgctcgcgCTGGAAACTAGTGAACCAACTCTTAGTTGCGGCAATTCGCAACAGGTACTTTCATTCCTTgcggtgctgctgttgctgctgacctcccggctgctgttgctgcgactgcagatgatgctgctgttgcaggtgTGGAGGCAGCCtcgactgctgttgctgctgctgcgacatCCCACCGACCACATGTTGCGCCTGCATTCCGTGGCTCTGATGGCTATGCATCGGAGCCTGAGTGGGCACGTGGCCATTCAGACTTCCTCCACTGGCCGACGAAACAGCATTGGAGGCAGCCGTAGCCGTGTTGTTACCCTCGGACTTTTCCCGGGGCAACAAGTAGACAGAGCCATCGGCAGCCTGTTGCAAACTGTAGTCCGCCGGCGAGCAGGGATTTCCCTCGGGATCCCGTAGGTACTGCAagataatgaaattaattagtttattaatATCAAGTCTGTGCATTTCTGCATTTGAGTGACACCTACCTGGAAGACATGACGATGCAGCATGGCAAACTTGTTCGAGATGCGCTTGCGTTCGCTCTCCAAATGATCCCGGTCCTGGTTGAGTTGGGTCTTGCGCTTAACCACCGCGTTCACCTCGTCCTCGAGAGTCAGGATCTGGTCCAATTTGCGTTTCCTGCAATTCTGGGCAGCGACCTTGTTCTTTCCACGCCGACGAATGTCGCGAATCAGCGACAACTGGTTCTCGCTAAGGTCGTACTTCGACAAGCGCTCGTTGAACTCGTCCATGGGCAGGTTGATGATGTCCGGCACTGAAATGGGTATGTTCAGGGATCGGGCGCGCTTTTCATCGCGTGTCAGATGCTCTTCCTCcaggctgctgctgtttccgCCAacactgctgctgttgccggcACTCGTTCCCTTCGATGCGGTTTTAGTGGCAACCAGAGGCTTCTTATCGCGTGCCTGAGGTCTGGGAAGGGATCCACTTCCCTGGGGTAGCGAGTAGGTATGATTTAGTTGCACCAAATCCTGCGAAGTCCTGGGCGATGGTCGTACTGTATAGTCGCCGGAAAAGGCGCTGCCACTGGCTCCCATGCCATAagcctgatgatgatgatagtCCTTGGACAGAGCGGGTCCCATCGCTCCTGGCTCACTGATTCCACCGCTGGCCATTCCCGAGGAGGCGTACCCAGCATCGTACTCGTACTTGATACTCTGCGATTGGACTGCAGTCGCGGCTGCTGGTGGAGCTGTTGGTGGCAGAGCCGAGGGCGTCTGCTTATGGGGATCCCTCTTGCCGTACAGCTGATGCTTCTTCTGCGCCACCGGCGGCTGACGTGTGGCGGTGCTAAGCCGCgaattgttgttgtagctgaAGTCGTAGGGGCCTCCATACTTGCCCTGATGGTAATCCTGGGCGGAGTCGCTGCCCTCACCCCACTCGCCGTCGGAGAGGGACGGCACTCGCTCGGAACCCATCGAACTGACAGCACTGTCGCTGGACGCGTCCAAGCGATCCGCACCGCCCTGTGCTCCTGCACCGCCGCTGGCCAAGAGATCGGCGGTCATTCCTGTTGCTCCAGCTCCCACAGCTGAGCCACTCATTGGGCCCACACCGCCGGATGCTCCGTTGGCCTGGTTACCGTGCGGATTTCCCGCCCCAAGTTGTGCCGAGCTACCGGAGCCGTTGCTAACATGTCCACTGCTGGGCAAGCCCAGAACCGAGGAGTTGTTGCTAGTGCTGTTGTCAACCATGCGACAGAAGCCTGCAATGAAAGATAGTAGGTTAGTTAGTAGAGTACATTAATGGATCAGCAGTTAAGCCTTAGTATAATCACTTACTACTAGTTAAAAATAATCCACCTAAGCTCATAACCCAAGTATATATTTTAGGTGTTATCAGCTGACAAGTTTTCCATTGAACTTCATGTGCGATGGAAATATTTACACTAGCAAAcgcaatattattttaagctATCCTCCCAATTGATCGAAAACGAACTAGTTTCCCAACTGGTGCTACTGCTTTTGGCCTGACCCACTTCAAGTAGACGGTCTTGATTGGGGAGGATCGCCCTTATCGCAAGAAACGTCTTGAGTCACTCGCAGCTTCGATTATTCAGCACAAATTTACGACTAGCGTTCAGTTTCGCTGTTCGAAATGAGGAGAAATACTAAAAACTGTGCAGTCATTTTCCATATTTCACTGGACTTATCTTATCTCGGTCGATAAGGaatgagtgtgtgcgtgtgtgaggaAGAGCTCGTGTGCGTCTCCCAgttattttttgctgtttcGCAAATACCTGGCCACCTTTCCACATCGTTCTGGCCCCGCCGCCTGCTGATAAGAAGGAGTCAGATCTGCTGCCCCCAGTGTATCTAATCACAGTCTAAACGGAGAACAAACGACACGCCCAAGGggcattttttttggttttctggtCTAACCAAAAACACATAATCTCCATGTGCAATCTGGCATTATTGCGCGCCTGCAGTTAATTAGACAAATCAATTCGTAAGCTGATTGGGACAAGCTCTCGTGTATTTATACCCTCTGTGGGCAAGGTCAAAGCTTAAACCATAAACATTGATGACTTGACAAAATGCGATACTTTGTATGAGCACGTATACAATTACGGGGCACTCTCTTTATAACGAAAGCTCTGTTTTATGAACCTTCGTAGTTGTTGAACTCTATTTTTAGACATAATGGTTATAATGCTCTTTGCTTCAAGTTTCCCATACGCAATATCAACTtgatcaaaatatttttctactGAAGCTAGTCGTATAAATAACAGTAATGCTCGTATTTATGGGTTCTCCATATCGATAGTGCACTGTAACTGTGCAGGAGAGTTATCAGCGACGAACTGAGCGCAAGACATAACGGAAACCATAAAGATAACCGTTAAAGCCAGTGACACGTTTCATGATGTGCAGAAAAAAAAGCTTAATAACAATATGAAAATCCAAATTGAGACCGTCTTTGTTTCGTTAGGACGTAACCCACATacgttataatttttatgccgATCTCAAGAACGTGAACTCCACAGCAACTCCTTTGGAATTCCGCGTCAAGAGATTAGCAACTACTCATGTGCCTCTACTCTCCTATGCTCTTCCGAGCTTTTTTTAACGTTATTGTTTCGAATAGCGATGACTCAGCagtttaaaaatagtaaacagcaaacaggcgggcaaataataaaataagcgaaatgaaaaaaaaacttgctGAGCGGGCATTAGGCAGCGGTGGCGGGAGAGGCTAGGAAAGCGCtcgagagagggagagcgaaGAACGTTCCGCTGATATCAGAAACAGCAAAAAGATCGCCGTGCGGCATGACTAATGAAAAAATTGTTACGCGGTCacaagtaaaatatttttgagggCTTTCGCTCTTATTCTTTTTTGGCAACACCGAAAATAACACCATGCagagcattttccattttccattttccccgaTCTCACTCACTCTCACCTGTTGGATTGTCCCGTTCACCGTTTTTGGGATGCTGCTACAGAACGCTCGAAATTCGCCGAATTATAACTCACTGAGCTAAATTATATAGCTATGTACATTTATACATAGGTACGTCGATCGTATATCAGCTACACTGAATCGAAATGcgtcattattttattaaattggtTATGCTAATTACATTAACTTTACGGCACGTTGCGCGTTGCGATCTTTACTGCATAcaggtatgtgtgtgtgtgcatatatatGGCTAAATGGATTTTCGAGTCGCGTCGGTTCTAATATTTACTTTACTATCGTATTCGATTGTTCGTGTTCGACTGATTTGCCTCTGACTCGCGCTCTGTTCTTTTCGCTTTGCTTTCCGCCCTGCTTTTGAGTGCTTTTTTCgtcgtttgttgttgttggtattTTCGCTGGCTGTCGTTTGAATCGCAAGTGAGTGGCAATCGCGAAACCTGAGCGCCCGCTCCCTTCTACACACGATCACTCGGGCAAACTGTGAACTAATTGTACAAAATTTTGTATGCTAATCGCGCAAGAACGATAAACTGTAAAAAAAGCTCATGGGCCGAGTGGATTTGTGCTTGAGTCGCTTGTGCGCGCGCTTTTTGCTCCGTTCTGAGTCAAAGCTTGCGGTAAGTGGGTGGGGAATTCGGCAACGATGCGCAATCCACTTAACGGACCAAAAGCTCGTCCATCACTTAAGGGAACTTTTTGGCAAGCAGAAAGctcacactgagagaaacttATTCTTTTACTTTGTCTAGATCATTTGGCTATCTACTAGCTTGATATAACTTTTCGTAGATTTTAGTTGTATAGGAATAAGATAATCAACTATACTAGGAATAAACATAGTACTCACTCTCATTCATGTCCATCAAGTGCAGATCCTCGTCGGTGAAAATGGAGTTGATAAAGCCATCCGTCTGGTTAATGTCCGATGAGGTGTTCTAAGGATATCATCGTTTATAAACGCTGCATTGAGAGATGAGGTTGAGGTCCAACTTACCCCGTAGTACATCAGATCGTGCTCCACTTTGtaggcggcagcagcagcggcggctcCATCGGCCTCGTGACTGGAGTTGGTCAGATGCATGCTGGAGGTCACAGCCGATCCCAGATTGTGCCCGTAGTGGGGCTGCCCGGTGGGGCAGATGTCGCCCAAGGCGGCGGCATTCGGGTGGTGCAACATGGCAGCGTGgtgcggcggcggtggtggtggcggctgCAAGGAAGCATTGGCGCCACTGCCATACTGACCATGCTGGCCAGGAGTGCCGGGTGCTACGTTCGAGGGACTCGCCTGGTAGGAGTAGCCGGGATAGTGGTGCGGATACGGCGACATATCGGATACCCCGCCCACCATGCTCGGAATGGGACTGAAGTAGGTGGCAAAGTCCTGGAGACGCTCCATCGAAACGCTGCGATTCAGACGCGGCATGCGGCCCTGCAAGTGGAGAAGAGTGGGGTAAAGACATTGATTAATACGGCGCTCGTCGCTTAGCCGCGTTGATGTATTAACAAGGTGAGAAGGGTTCGGAATTACGAAACTTATAACTCAATAACCGATCAATCATCCGCCAGGGGAATTCTCTAGAAACGCGGCCAGACAATAAACCGAATTCAAATTGCGCTACAAGTAACAATCTCCTGGCTGTCAGAGTCTCCGACTCCAACTCCAAACTTGGAATCAGACTCACTGTGTAAGCCAAAAAACGTGCACAATGTATCGGTCTGGCGATTTGACTGCCAGGCCAGATCGATCAACGtggaattgaaatgaaattcgtATCTTTCAAATTGACAAGTGCTCGGGGTTCGCAGCTCAGCCAGCGGTCTTGgccagttttatttttgtatcaGTCTTTTTTTTCTCCCCCCCcgtattatttgttattttcctAAGACTCCTCCTCTGTAAAAAGCTGGCTCTGTAAGTCGTGGCATCTGGGCATCTTGGGCTGGCTGGGCTGACTGATGGCCGGAGATCGTGAGACTACCACTACGACTTCATTAGGCCgccttttgttattgttaattACCGGtgggtttatttatttgttcaacTAATTCCGCAGCCACCGCGTGGGCGAATGGCCAGGGTATTATTTCATATTCGACTCCCATCTGaatcacactcacactcgaaTATAATAATCAATATTTCCTCGAACTGCGATCCTTTATCGTTTCGCTTTTGGCGGCACCAATTTGTTCTTAATGCTAAATGCCGCCGCCGCGTGCAATTAAGATCTTTCAGATGCGATGGACACCTATATCTGGCTGACGTTGACGCTGATGCACTTTGACACTGACATTGCCGATACGGATCGAAAACGAGAAATCGAGAAACGATTATTCCGACAAAAGAATCCGAATACTGGATTCGGATCGAACTCCTTTGCGCGTTGACGTTGAGTTGTCGTTTGACCAGCAtcaactgactgactgacggaATGACAGTAGCCAAGGCaactcacacagatactccgGGGAGATGGATGCATTCCCagctgagtgtgtgtgtgtgtgagtcagTGAGGGCTGAGCAAACAACCTGTATCCCCCGAGTATCTCACCATTCCACTCGCATGTGTATCTAATGAATGCCTCAACACGCTCCTGAACGCAAACAGGTATGTGTGGCAGACCAAAAACGGCAGGTAGGAGCCATTGGGCGTTCACTTCAGCCAGTTGCAGTCGCTCTGTtcgtatctttgtatctttgtatctgtgaG
Protein-coding sequences here:
- the LOC6729207 gene encoding segmentation protein cap'n'collar isoform X2; its protein translation is MIDLEDLPRLQSLSPAKDIEDTYHQTLLQPNPKKKVTVRVPIGPPSKLAKLIKPTVASTPALLATPTPASLETPPTPQSTTPGNAKTNIWRGGFHFTTLESEIAEVLYKQDVDLGFSLDQEAIINASYASGNSAASNAKSKPEDEAKSSDPSMSESSGFKDNDVNAENEASAASADDIEKLKALEELQQDKDKDNENPLEDISNEWNGIPFTIDNETGEYIRLPLDELLNDVLKLTEFPLEDELSNDPVASTSQAAAAFNENQAQRIVSETGEDFLSGEGISSGEAKNKDNDPEKADGDSFSVSDFEDLQNSVGSPLFDLDEDAKKELDEMLQSTAPPYHHPHPHHGHPHAHPHSHHHASMHHAHAHHAAAAAAAHQRAVQQANYGGGVGVGVGVGVGVGSGTGSAFQRQPAAGGFHHGHHQGRMPRLNRSVSMERLQDFATYFSPIPSMVGGVSDMSPYPHHYPGYSYQASPSNVAPGTPGQHGQYGSGANASLQPPPPPPPHHAAMLHHPNAAALGDICPTGQPHYGHNLGSAVTSSMHLTNSSHEADGAAAAAAAYKVEHDLMYYGNTSSDINQTDGFINSIFTDEDLHLMDMNESFCRMVDNSTSNNSSVLGLPSSGHVSNGSGSSAQLGAGNPHGNQANGASGGVGPMSGSAVGAGATGMTADLLASGGAGAQGGADRLDASSDSAVSSMGSERVPSLSDGEWGEGSDSAQDYHQGKYGGPYDFSYNNNSRLSTATRQPPVAQKKHQLYGKRDPHKQTPSALPPTAPPAAATAVQSQSIKYEYDAGYASSGMASGGISEPGAMGPALSKDYHHHQAYGMGASGSAFSGDYTVRPSPRTSQDLVQLNHTYSLPQGSGSLPRPQARDKKPLVATKTASKGTSAGNSSSVGGNSSSLEEEHLTRDEKRARSLNIPISVPDIINLPMDEFNERLSKYDLSENQLSLIRDIRRRGKNKVAAQNCRKRKLDQILTLEDEVNAVVKRKTQLNQDRDHLESERKRISNKFAMLHRHVFQYLRDPEGNPCSPADYSLQQAADGSVYLLPREKSEGNNTATAASNAVSSASGGSLNGHVPTQAPMHSHQSHGMQAQHVVGGMSQQQQQQSRLPPHLQQQHHLQSQQQQPGGQQQQQHRKE
- the LOC6729207 gene encoding segmentation protein cap'n'collar isoform X1, which codes for MISNKKSYAMKMLQLALALSLLHYNPDYLLHRWDSQLELGTHGDGWELEMLRTVHRMDMDHNPYGNRKGLSPRIEDLLNFDDPSLGGMANGMGEYKLPPRFNGSTFVMNLHNTTGNSSVQTAALQDVQSTSAAATGGSMGVGTGGAPTAGGQTSGSALGEIHIDTASLDPGNANHSPLHPASELDTFLTPHALQDQRSIWEQNLADLYDYNDLSLQTSPYANLPLKDGQPQPSNSSHLDLSLAALLHGFTSGNAAPLSTAALNDSTPHPSNLGSVTNNSAGRSDDGEESLYLGRLFGEDEDEDYEGEMVGGVANACEVEGLTTDEPFGSNCFANEVEIGDVEEESEIAEVLYKQDVDLGFSLDQEAIINASYASGNSAASNAKSKPEDEAKSSDPSMSESSGFKDNDVNAENEASAASADDIEKLKALEELQQDKDKDNENPLEDISNEWNGIPFTIDNETGEYIRLPLDELLNDVLKLTEFPLEDELSNDPVASTSQAAAAFNENQAQRIVSETGEDFLSGEGISSGEAKNKDNDPEKADGDSFSVSDFEDLQNSVGSPLFDLDEDAKKELDEMLQSTAPPYHHPHPHHGHPHAHPHSHHHASMHHAHAHHAAAAAAAHQRAVQQANYGGGVGVGVGVGVGVGSGTGSAFQRQPAAGGFHHGHHQGRMPRLNRSVSMERLQDFATYFSPIPSMVGGVSDMSPYPHHYPGYSYQASPSNVAPGTPGQHGQYGSGANASLQPPPPPPPHHAAMLHHPNAAALGDICPTGQPHYGHNLGSAVTSSMHLTNSSHEADGAAAAAAAYKVEHDLMYYGNTSSDINQTDGFINSIFTDEDLHLMDMNESFCRMVDNSTSNNSSVLGLPSSGHVSNGSGSSAQLGAGNPHGNQANGASGGVGPMSGSAVGAGATGMTADLLASGGAGAQGGADRLDASSDSAVSSMGSERVPSLSDGEWGEGSDSAQDYHQGKYGGPYDFSYNNNSRLSTATRQPPVAQKKHQLYGKRDPHKQTPSALPPTAPPAAATAVQSQSIKYEYDAGYASSGMASGGISEPGAMGPALSKDYHHHQAYGMGASGSAFSGDYTVRPSPRTSQDLVQLNHTYSLPQGSGSLPRPQARDKKPLVATKTASKGTSAGNSSSVGGNSSSLEEEHLTRDEKRARSLNIPISVPDIINLPMDEFNERLSKYDLSENQLSLIRDIRRRGKNKVAAQNCRKRKLDQILTLEDEVNAVVKRKTQLNQDRDHLESERKRISNKFAMLHRHVFQYLRDPEGNPCSPADYSLQQAADGSVYLLPREKSEGNNTATAASNAVSSASGGSLNGHVPTQAPMHSHQSHGMQAQHVVGGMSQQQQQQSRLPPHLQQQHHLQSQQQQPGGQQQQQHRKE